A genomic stretch from Bosea sp. F3-2 includes:
- a CDS encoding cytochrome c oxidase subunit 3 codes for MAVVLSFIVIVAAFAGWWLSRQRLTAKPWLEVGVIGDVAEPTSPTTAKLGLGTFLVVASSLFALLISAYSMRMSMADWRVLPMPAVLWFSTGLLILASIALHMAVIAARCDESGALRSSLLAAGVCSLAFLSAQALAWRELAVSGYFTAANPASAFFYLVTAIHGAHLLGGLVALGRTSARAFAAPRDLAPKVPRELTLSVELCAIYWHFLLLVWLVLFSLLMRWTDDLIEICRGLLS; via the coding sequence ATGGCCGTGGTCCTCAGCTTCATCGTCATCGTGGCAGCCTTCGCCGGCTGGTGGCTCTCGCGCCAACGCCTGACCGCAAAGCCCTGGCTCGAAGTCGGCGTGATCGGCGACGTCGCCGAGCCGACCTCGCCCACAACGGCGAAGCTCGGCCTCGGCACCTTCCTCGTCGTCGCCAGCTCGCTCTTCGCGCTTCTGATCAGCGCCTATTCGATGCGCATGAGCATGGCGGATTGGCGGGTGCTGCCGATGCCGGCCGTGCTCTGGTTCAGCACCGGGCTGCTGATCCTGGCGAGCATTGCCCTGCATATGGCGGTGATCGCCGCGCGTTGCGACGAAAGCGGCGCGCTGCGCTCCAGCCTTCTCGCCGCCGGCGTCTGCTCGCTCGCCTTCCTCTCCGCTCAGGCGCTGGCATGGCGCGAGCTTGCCGTCTCCGGCTATTTCACCGCGGCCAATCCCGCCAGCGCCTTCTTCTACCTGGTCACGGCCATTCACGGCGCCCATCTGCTCGGCGGGCTCGTCGCGCTTGGCCGAACCTCTGCCAGAGCGTTCGCTGCACCGAGGGACCTCGCTCCGAAGGTCCCGCGCGAGCTCACCCTCAGCGTCGAGCTCTGCGCCATCTACTGGCATTTCCTGCTGCTGGTCTGGCTGGTCCTGTTCAGCCTGCTGATGCGCTGGACGGACGACCTGATCGAGATCTGCCGGGGATTGCTGAGCTAG
- a CDS encoding amino acid ABC transporter permease has translation MNTATQAAGERELALRDVAKAHRPFEWGRWLLWAFVLIVAANFAWIVAWNPNFGWPVVAQWFTAESILRGLSVTLGLTVVAMVIGVAIGLVLAIARLSDDRLFSGLAGLYIWFFRGTPLLVQLIFWYNLSTLFPEISIAIPFGPTLASWHTNDLITPMTAAIAGLSLNEAAYMAEIIRGGLISVDKGQVEATDAFGMTRARALRRVIIPQAMRSIVPPTGNQLISMIKATSLVSVIAMADLLYSVQAVYNRTFEVIPMLMVAVIWYLLITSVLNVGQGFIERYYARGERGATQAKPVIAEATP, from the coding sequence ATGAACACCGCAACGCAGGCGGCGGGCGAGCGCGAATTGGCGCTGCGCGACGTCGCCAAGGCGCATCGCCCGTTCGAATGGGGACGCTGGCTGCTTTGGGCCTTCGTGCTCATCGTCGCCGCCAACTTCGCCTGGATCGTCGCCTGGAATCCGAATTTCGGCTGGCCGGTGGTGGCGCAATGGTTCACCGCGGAGTCGATCCTGCGCGGGCTTTCGGTGACGCTCGGGCTGACGGTCGTCGCCATGGTGATCGGTGTCGCCATCGGGCTGGTGCTCGCCATCGCCCGGCTGTCGGACGACCGGTTGTTCAGCGGCCTCGCCGGCCTCTACATCTGGTTCTTCCGTGGCACGCCGCTGCTGGTGCAGCTGATCTTCTGGTACAACCTTTCGACGCTGTTCCCCGAGATCTCGATCGCCATCCCCTTCGGGCCGACCCTGGCAAGCTGGCACACCAACGACCTGATCACCCCAATGACGGCGGCGATCGCGGGCTTATCGCTGAACGAGGCCGCCTATATGGCCGAGATCATCCGCGGCGGCCTGATCTCGGTCGACAAGGGGCAGGTCGAGGCGACCGACGCCTTCGGCATGACACGGGCACGGGCGCTGCGCCGGGTCATCATCCCGCAGGCGATGCGCTCGATCGTGCCGCCGACCGGCAACCAGCTCATCAGCATGATCAAGGCGACCTCGCTGGTCAGCGTCATCGCCATGGCCGATCTGCTCTATTCGGTGCAGGCGGTCTACAACCGCACCTTCGAGGTCATCCCCATGCTGATGGTGGCGGTGATCTGGTATCTCTTGATCACCTCGGTCCTGAATGTCGGCCAAGGCTTCATCGAGCGCTACTACGCGCGCGGTGAGCGGGGCGCGACGCAGGCCAAGCCCGTCATCGCGGAGGCGACGCCATGA
- a CDS encoding ABC transporter substrate-binding protein, translating to MIVKLAGAVAFSVALLQGAAQAQDQSIQIPKQKVDEALRAKLPETVRSAGKMISVNNGSFPPYEIVTDANKMIGASADLAEALGELLGVKIEHATVNGLASSLSGIAAGRFQFAMGPIGDFKSRQESNDFVDYVREYVVFAVQKGNPKAINSLEDSCGKKIAVMSAGSAEKVIKAQAEKCAADGKPALEVMSFTDQPTSILSVRSRRADAFFSSQAPLSYFVQQAKGDLELAAVGKANGFQDLFQGAVVPKGSPLGAVLVGGIKALKANGTYAAIFKKWGIENNMIDEPGINRSTN from the coding sequence ATGATCGTGAAGCTGGCCGGTGCCGTCGCGTTTTCCGTTGCGCTCTTGCAGGGCGCGGCGCAGGCGCAGGATCAGTCGATCCAGATCCCGAAGCAGAAGGTCGACGAGGCCCTGCGCGCCAAGCTACCTGAGACGGTCCGCAGCGCCGGCAAGATGATCTCGGTCAATAACGGCTCCTTCCCGCCCTACGAGATCGTCACCGACGCCAACAAGATGATCGGCGCCAGCGCCGATCTCGCCGAGGCGCTCGGCGAGCTGCTCGGCGTCAAGATCGAGCATGCCACGGTCAACGGCCTCGCCTCGTCACTGAGCGGCATCGCCGCCGGCCGCTTCCAGTTCGCGATGGGCCCGATCGGCGACTTCAAGTCGCGCCAGGAGTCCAACGACTTCGTCGACTATGTCCGCGAATACGTGGTCTTCGCCGTGCAGAAGGGCAATCCGAAGGCCATCAACAGCCTGGAGGACAGCTGCGGCAAGAAGATCGCCGTGATGTCCGCCGGCTCGGCCGAGAAGGTCATCAAGGCGCAGGCCGAGAAATGCGCCGCCGATGGCAAGCCGGCGCTGGAAGTGATGTCCTTCACCGATCAGCCGACCTCGATCCTGTCGGTGCGCTCGCGCCGGGCCGATGCGTTCTTCTCGTCGCAGGCGCCGCTCAGCTACTTCGTCCAGCAGGCAAAGGGTGACCTCGAACTCGCCGCCGTCGGCAAGGCGAACGGCTTCCAGGATTTGTTCCAGGGCGCCGTCGTGCCGAAGGGCTCACCGCTCGGCGCGGTGCTGGTCGGCGGCATCAAGGCGCTGAAGGCCAATGGCACCTATGCCGCGATCTTCAAGAAATGGGGGATCGAGAACAACATGATCGACGAGCCCGGCATCAACCGGTCGACCAACTGA
- a CDS encoding heme-copper oxidase subunit III family protein: MNEIAPTAVTADIARPAGWRGIVADWSSDQQAFKNVSWGKAMMWIFLLSDTFIFGTFLISYMTVRASTVVPWPNPSEVFALEIGGHHLPLILIAIMTFVLISSSGTMAMAVNFGYRRDRRKTALLMLATAVLGATFVGMQAFEWSKLIAEGVRPWGNPWGAEQFGSSFFMITGFHGTHVTIGVIFLIIIARKVWRGDFDQGRRGFFTSRKGRYEIVEITGLYWHFVDLVWVFIFALFYLW, translated from the coding sequence ATGAATGAGATTGCGCCGACTGCCGTGACTGCAGACATCGCCCGCCCCGCCGGCTGGCGCGGGATCGTGGCCGATTGGTCGTCCGATCAGCAGGCCTTCAAGAATGTCTCCTGGGGGAAGGCCATGATGTGGATCTTCCTCCTCAGCGACACCTTCATCTTCGGCACCTTCCTGATTTCCTACATGACGGTCAGGGCGTCGACGGTGGTGCCCTGGCCCAATCCGAGCGAGGTCTTCGCGCTCGAGATTGGCGGCCACCACCTCCCGTTGATCCTGATCGCGATCATGACCTTCGTCCTAATCAGCAGCAGCGGCACGATGGCGATGGCGGTCAATTTCGGCTATCGGCGCGACCGCAGGAAAACGGCGCTCCTGATGCTCGCGACCGCCGTGCTCGGCGCGACCTTCGTCGGCATGCAGGCCTTCGAATGGTCGAAGCTGATCGCGGAGGGCGTCCGCCCATGGGGGAACCCCTGGGGTGCAGAGCAGTTCGGCTCCAGCTTCTTCATGATCACCGGCTTCCACGGCACGCATGTCACGATCGGCGTGATCTTCCTGATCATCATCGCTCGCAAGGTCTGGCGCGGTGATTTCGACCAGGGGCGGCGCGGCTTCTTCACGAGCCGAAAGGGGCGCTACGAGATCGTCGAGATCACCGGCCTCTACTGGCACTTCGTCGATCTCGTCTGGGTTTTCATCTTCGCGCTGTTCTATCTCTGGTGA
- a CDS encoding nitrate ABC transporter substrate-binding protein: MKPVIRLALRDWDFITPLLLGDVASDQFELKIERLAALPDDFASDARFDASEISFSRYTTGKARGETGVFGIPNFIMRGFRHRCVVTAAESPLKRFEDLRGKRIGIAGWQDSGNTWTRAALAEAGIGIEDAFWAVSRLAADHPVTDRVGRYARPGRIEALPGQPPLLDLLAAGEIDAVLMPFMPKGFFAPGSRFRALLPDVRAAEVEYFRKVGFVPGMHIIGLKPELVAREPWLPQALSDLLDESQRVWLEKRRRYADTSPWLIDELVRSGHDLPAEWNASGLEPNRAMIAAFLEQLRIQELAETELTPETLFPAARAGAARAA, translated from the coding sequence TTGAAACCTGTCATCCGGCTGGCCCTGCGCGACTGGGACTTCATCACGCCACTGTTGCTCGGCGACGTCGCTTCCGACCAATTCGAGCTGAAGATCGAGCGGCTCGCGGCCCTGCCGGACGATTTCGCCAGCGATGCCCGCTTCGACGCCTCGGAGATCTCGTTCAGCCGCTACACGACCGGCAAGGCGCGTGGCGAGACCGGCGTCTTCGGCATTCCGAACTTCATCATGCGTGGCTTCCGGCATCGCTGCGTCGTCACGGCAGCGGAAAGCCCGCTGAAGCGCTTCGAGGATCTGCGCGGCAAGCGCATCGGCATCGCCGGCTGGCAGGATTCCGGCAACACCTGGACGCGCGCCGCCCTGGCCGAGGCCGGAATCGGCATCGAGGATGCGTTCTGGGCCGTCAGCCGCCTCGCGGCGGACCACCCGGTCACCGATCGCGTCGGTCGCTACGCCCGGCCGGGCCGGATCGAAGCGCTGCCCGGCCAGCCGCCGCTGCTCGATCTGCTCGCCGCCGGCGAGATCGACGCCGTGCTGATGCCGTTCATGCCGAAGGGCTTCTTCGCGCCGGGCTCGCGGTTCCGCGCCCTGCTGCCGGATGTCCGCGCGGCGGAGGTCGAGTATTTCCGCAAGGTCGGCTTCGTGCCCGGCATGCACATCATCGGGCTCAAGCCGGAGCTTGTGGCGCGCGAGCCCTGGCTGCCGCAGGCGCTCAGCGATCTGCTCGACGAGAGCCAGCGCGTCTGGCTGGAGAAGCGCCGCCGCTATGCCGACACCAGCCCCTGGCTGATCGACGAGCTCGTGCGCAGCGGGCATGATCTCCCGGCCGAGTGGAATGCGAGCGGCCTCGAACCGAACCGGGCGATGATCGCGGCGTTCCTGGAGCAGCTGCGGATCCAGGAACTGGCCGAGACCGAGCTGACGCCGGAGACGCTGTTCCCGGCCGCCCGCGCCGGGGCCGCACGGGCCGCCTGA
- a CDS encoding PLP-dependent aminotransferase family protein, whose translation MSTEPDATWLASRLTQHTARGIALEVSALIRSGTLAVGTRMPTVRDLAFTLGVSPGTISEAWSELKRQKIVSGRGRGGAWVSGDSATPRPARMGSVAHFGADVLDLSLAIPDAGLLPPLRAALAHAADAEKLNSYERTPILPALRQAVLPHWPYAPDAFLATNGGYNAVYSVLHATVLPGSCVAIEDPTAMRLLDIIEDLGAELLPIGCDAEGPLPDQLAASLARRPAALIFQPRTHSVTGRHVSARRLQELAAVLAGSETLVIEDDGVGDVSIHPPISLGTTIPERVVHIRSFSKSLGPDLRIAVLSAPDKVIRQIQSYRSFSSGWTSRLLQAATAWLLEDAATTQSVADARRIYAERRRSFLSHLAEHGIAMPETDGLCIWIPVESEQYALVTLAAHGIAVLPGSKCSLRPTEHVRLATAVLAQGHERVAAAVARAARRGD comes from the coding sequence ATGAGCACCGAGCCCGACGCGACCTGGTTGGCGAGCCGCCTGACGCAACACACTGCACGCGGGATCGCGCTGGAGGTCAGCGCGCTGATCCGCTCGGGTACACTGGCCGTGGGCACGCGGATGCCGACCGTGCGCGACCTTGCCTTCACGCTCGGCGTCAGCCCCGGCACGATTTCGGAAGCCTGGAGCGAGCTGAAGCGGCAGAAGATCGTCTCAGGGCGCGGGCGGGGTGGCGCCTGGGTCAGCGGCGACAGTGCCACGCCCCGCCCGGCCCGCATGGGCAGCGTCGCCCATTTCGGCGCTGATGTTCTCGACCTTTCGCTCGCCATCCCCGACGCCGGCCTGCTGCCACCGCTACGGGCGGCGCTGGCGCATGCGGCCGACGCTGAGAAGCTCAACAGCTATGAGCGCACGCCGATCCTGCCGGCACTAAGGCAGGCGGTGCTGCCGCACTGGCCCTATGCGCCGGATGCCTTCCTCGCCACCAATGGCGGCTACAACGCGGTTTATTCCGTGCTGCATGCGACGGTGCTGCCGGGTTCCTGTGTCGCGATCGAGGACCCCACGGCGATGCGGCTCCTCGACATCATCGAGGATCTCGGTGCCGAGCTTCTGCCGATCGGCTGTGATGCGGAGGGGCCCCTGCCGGATCAGCTCGCAGCCTCGCTGGCGCGGCGCCCCGCCGCCTTGATCTTCCAGCCGCGCACGCACTCTGTCACCGGGCGGCACGTCAGCGCGCGACGCCTGCAGGAATTGGCGGCGGTACTGGCCGGCAGCGAGACCCTGGTGATCGAGGACGACGGCGTCGGCGACGTCTCCATCCACCCGCCGATCAGCCTGGGCACGACCATACCGGAGCGGGTCGTGCACATCCGCTCCTTCTCGAAATCGCTCGGGCCGGATCTGCGGATCGCCGTGCTCTCGGCGCCGGACAAGGTCATCCGGCAGATTCAATCCTACCGCAGCTTCTCCTCCGGCTGGACGAGCCGGCTGCTGCAGGCCGCCACCGCCTGGCTGCTGGAGGATGCGGCGACGACGCAGAGCGTCGCCGACGCGCGCCGGATCTATGCGGAGCGCCGACGGAGCTTCCTGAGTCATTTGGCGGAACACGGTATCGCGATGCCCGAGACGGATGGGCTCTGCATCTGGATACCGGTCGAGTCCGAGCAATATGCGCTGGTGACGCTCGCCGCCCACGGCATCGCGGTTCTGCCCGGCAGCAAGTGCTCGCTACGGCCGACCGAGCATGTCCGGCTGGCCACGGCGGTTCTGGCGCAAGGGCATGAGCGGGTCGCCGCAGCGGTGGCGCGCGCCGCCCGCCGCGGCGACTGA
- a CDS encoding cytochrome c family protein, with protein MACRAVIALLILAVSPHPATAAGDAAAGEKVFLKCRACHQIGETAKNAVGPRLNGLFGRPAGSIEGYSYSPANKNSGIVWDEPTFRDYIKAPQAKIPGTKMTFVGLKADQEIDDVVAFLKQFDADGKKK; from the coding sequence ATGGCATGTAGGGCCGTGATAGCTTTGTTGATTCTGGCGGTATCGCCTCATCCAGCCACGGCGGCTGGTGATGCTGCCGCAGGCGAAAAAGTCTTCCTGAAGTGTCGGGCCTGCCACCAGATCGGCGAGACCGCGAAGAACGCTGTCGGACCGAGGCTGAATGGCCTGTTCGGGCGACCGGCGGGCTCGATCGAAGGCTACAGCTATTCGCCCGCCAACAAGAACTCCGGCATCGTGTGGGATGAGCCGACGTTCCGGGATTATATCAAGGCGCCTCAGGCCAAGATCCCAGGCACCAAGATGACATTTGTGGGCCTCAAGGCCGACCAGGAAATCGACGATGTCGTCGCCTTCCTTAAACAATTTGATGCTGACGGAAAGAAAAAGTAG
- a CDS encoding cbb3-type cytochrome c oxidase subunit I has protein sequence MVDVMHGVPEPLPAAEIDDVELYHPRSWVTKYVFSQDAKIIAIQYSTVALAIGLVALVLSWLMRLQLGFPGALPFIDPDRYYQFITMHGMIMVVYLLTALFLGGFGNYLIPLMLGARDMVFPYVNMLSFWIYFLAVLVLLIGFFLPGGPTGAGWTLYPPQAILANTPGQQWGIIVMLVSLILFIIGFTMGGLNYVVTVLQGRARGMTMMRMPLTIWGIFTATVMALLAFPALFVGAVMMLLDRLIGTSFFMPAIVAMGEQLAYKGGSPILFQHLFWFFGHPEVYIVALPAFGIVSDLISTHARKNIFGYRMMVWALIAIGALSFVVWAHHMYVSGMHPAFGFFFATTTLIIAIPTAIKVYNWVLTLWRGDIHFTVPMLFALGFIVTFVNGGLTGLFLGNVVVDVPLSDTMFVVAHFHMVMGVAPILVIFGAIYHWYPKVTGRMLDDRLGKLHFWITFLGAYLIFFPMHYIGLMGVPRRYHEIGAMTFVPPSAATLNEFITVVALIVGATQLVFVFNLIWSLSRGRPAGGNPWRATTLEWQTPQTPPAHGNWGKTLPVVYRWAYDYSVPGAAEDFLPQNQPPDPRTT, from the coding sequence ATGGTCGATGTCATGCACGGCGTCCCCGAACCGCTGCCGGCGGCAGAGATCGACGATGTCGAGCTCTATCACCCGCGGAGCTGGGTCACGAAATACGTCTTCTCTCAGGACGCCAAGATCATCGCCATTCAGTATTCGACCGTGGCGCTGGCGATCGGGCTGGTCGCGCTGGTCCTGTCATGGCTGATGCGGCTGCAGCTCGGCTTCCCCGGCGCGCTCCCCTTCATCGACCCGGATCGCTACTACCAGTTCATCACCATGCACGGGATGATTATGGTGGTCTATCTGCTGACCGCCTTGTTCCTTGGCGGCTTCGGCAACTACCTCATCCCGCTGATGCTCGGCGCGCGGGACATGGTGTTCCCCTATGTGAACATGCTGAGCTTCTGGATCTATTTCCTCGCCGTACTGGTGCTCCTCATCGGCTTCTTCCTGCCGGGCGGACCGACGGGGGCGGGGTGGACCCTCTACCCGCCGCAGGCGATCCTCGCCAACACGCCCGGCCAGCAATGGGGCATCATCGTGATGCTCGTCTCGCTGATCCTCTTCATCATCGGCTTCACCATGGGCGGGCTGAACTATGTCGTGACTGTGCTGCAAGGGCGCGCCAGGGGCATGACGATGATGCGCATGCCCTTGACGATCTGGGGCATCTTCACGGCGACCGTCATGGCACTGCTCGCCTTTCCCGCGCTCTTCGTCGGCGCCGTGATGATGCTGCTCGACCGGCTGATCGGCACGAGCTTCTTCATGCCGGCCATCGTCGCGATGGGCGAGCAGCTCGCCTACAAGGGCGGCAGCCCGATCCTGTTCCAGCACCTGTTCTGGTTCTTCGGGCACCCCGAGGTCTACATCGTGGCGCTGCCGGCCTTCGGCATCGTCTCCGATCTGATCAGCACCCATGCGCGCAAGAACATCTTCGGTTACCGCATGATGGTGTGGGCGCTCATCGCGATCGGCGCGCTCAGCTTCGTCGTCTGGGCGCACCACATGTATGTCAGCGGCATGCACCCCGCCTTCGGGTTCTTCTTCGCCACCACGACGCTGATCATCGCCATCCCCACCGCGATCAAGGTCTATAACTGGGTGCTGACGCTCTGGCGGGGAGACATCCACTTCACCGTGCCGATGCTGTTCGCGCTCGGCTTCATCGTCACCTTCGTGAATGGCGGGCTCACCGGCCTGTTCCTCGGCAATGTCGTCGTCGACGTGCCGCTCTCCGACACGATGTTCGTGGTGGCGCATTTCCACATGGTGATGGGCGTCGCGCCGATCCTCGTGATCTTCGGCGCGATCTACCATTGGTATCCGAAGGTCACCGGGCGCATGCTCGACGATCGGCTCGGGAAGCTCCATTTCTGGATCACCTTCCTCGGGGCCTATCTGATCTTCTTCCCGATGCACTACATCGGATTGATGGGTGTGCCGCGCCGCTATCACGAGATCGGCGCGATGACCTTCGTTCCGCCGTCGGCGGCGACGCTGAACGAATTCATCACCGTCGTCGCGCTGATTGTCGGCGCCACCCAGCTCGTCTTCGTGTTCAATCTGATCTGGAGCCTCAGCCGAGGCCGGCCGGCCGGCGGCAATCCCTGGCGCGCGACCACGCTGGAATGGCAGACGCCGCAGACGCCGCCCGCCCATGGCAACTGGGGCAAGACCCTGCCCGTGGTCTATCGCTGGGCCTATGACTACAGCGTGCCCGGTGCGGCCGAGGATTTCCTGCCGCAGAACCAGCCGCCGGATCCGCGGACCACCTGA
- a CDS encoding mandelate racemase/muconate lactonizing enzyme family protein: protein MARIVSVEVLQADLKPKVKRTDAVQSFELQETPMVRITDADGATGTGYSYTIGTGGSSVCKLIDDHLAPVLIGREAEEIEGIWRALFFRVHATTVGAITSIALAAIDTALWDLRARRTGLPLHRLAGGAKNAIDLYYTEGGWLHMAESELVEEALKAKERGFGGTKVKVGRPHVAEDVKRLSAVRDKVGGGWEIMTDANQGLSLDEAIRRARHYEKLDVAWFEEPIHADDVGAHRRLSQSTTVPIAVGESLYSLSQFKDYLEAGACSIVQVDVCRVGGITPWLKVAHMAEAFNVPVCPHFLMEIHLGLCCAVPNSRWLEYIPQLDLVTSSPIRIENGKAFPSDKPGLGIDWDWGALEKTIVHRRSHGAAPPKMA from the coding sequence ATGGCCAGGATCGTATCCGTCGAGGTGTTGCAGGCTGACCTGAAACCGAAGGTGAAGCGCACCGATGCCGTGCAGAGTTTCGAGCTGCAGGAGACGCCGATGGTCCGCATCACCGATGCGGATGGTGCGACCGGCACCGGCTACAGCTACACCATCGGCACCGGCGGCTCATCGGTCTGCAAGCTGATCGACGACCATCTCGCGCCGGTGCTGATCGGCCGCGAGGCAGAAGAGATCGAAGGAATCTGGCGGGCGCTGTTCTTCCGTGTCCACGCCACGACCGTCGGCGCCATCACCTCGATCGCGCTCGCCGCCATCGACACCGCGCTCTGGGACCTGCGCGCCCGCAGGACCGGACTGCCGCTGCATCGGCTCGCCGGCGGGGCCAAGAATGCGATCGACCTCTACTACACCGAGGGCGGCTGGCTCCACATGGCGGAGTCGGAGCTGGTCGAGGAGGCGCTCAAGGCCAAGGAGCGCGGTTTCGGCGGGACCAAGGTCAAGGTCGGCCGCCCGCATGTGGCGGAGGATGTGAAGCGCCTTTCTGCCGTGCGCGACAAGGTCGGCGGGGGTTGGGAGATCATGACCGACGCCAATCAGGGCCTCTCGCTCGACGAAGCCATTCGCCGCGCCCGCCACTACGAGAAGCTCGATGTCGCCTGGTTCGAGGAGCCGATCCATGCCGACGATGTCGGGGCGCATCGACGGCTCTCGCAATCGACGACCGTGCCGATCGCGGTCGGCGAATCGCTATATTCGCTGTCGCAGTTCAAGGATTATCTCGAGGCCGGCGCCTGTTCGATCGTGCAGGTCGATGTCTGCCGCGTCGGCGGCATCACGCCCTGGCTCAAGGTCGCGCATATGGCCGAGGCCTTCAACGTGCCGGTCTGCCCGCATTTCCTGATGGAGATCCATCTCGGGCTGTGCTGCGCGGTGCCGAACAGCCGCTGGCTCGAATACATCCCGCAGCTCGACCTCGTCACCTCCTCGCCGATCCGCATCGAGAACGGCAAGGCGTTTCCCTCTGACAAGCCCGGCCTCGGCATCGACTGGGATTGGGGGGCGCTGGAGAAGACCATCGTCCACCGCAGGAGCCACGGCGCCGCGCCGCCGAAGATGGCCTGA
- a CDS encoding amino acid ABC transporter ATP-binding protein, which yields MSRDAIKAGAAPLVSARNVHKSFGDNEVLKGIDLDVAPGEVVVILGPSGSGKSTFLRCINHLEAIDRGSIMVAGEQIGYRLSGGRLVRLSNRAIAGQRRQIGMVFQQFNLYPHMTALENIIEAPVGVHGHSRKEATDYAMELLGRIGLTEKAHAYPRQLSGGQQQRVAIARALAIRPKLMLFDEPTSALDPELVGEVLATMRDLAGQGLTMIVVTHEIGFAREAADRVVFMDGGVVVEQGPPGKVLASPQHSRTRLFLSRFIREAV from the coding sequence ATGAGCCGCGACGCCATCAAGGCCGGGGCCGCGCCGCTGGTCAGCGCCCGCAACGTCCACAAATCCTTCGGCGACAACGAGGTGCTGAAGGGCATCGACCTCGATGTCGCGCCGGGAGAAGTCGTGGTGATCCTCGGGCCTTCCGGCTCGGGCAAATCGACCTTCCTGCGCTGTATCAACCATCTGGAGGCGATCGACCGCGGCTCGATCATGGTCGCTGGCGAGCAGATCGGCTACCGGCTCTCCGGCGGGCGCCTGGTCAGGCTGTCGAACCGGGCGATCGCGGGGCAGCGCCGCCAGATCGGCATGGTCTTCCAGCAGTTCAACCTCTACCCGCATATGACGGCGCTGGAGAACATCATCGAGGCGCCCGTCGGCGTGCACGGCCACAGCCGCAAGGAAGCGACCGACTACGCCATGGAACTGCTCGGACGCATCGGCCTGACCGAGAAGGCGCATGCCTATCCGCGCCAGCTCTCGGGCGGCCAGCAGCAGCGCGTCGCCATTGCGCGGGCGCTCGCCATCCGGCCGAAGCTGATGCTGTTCGACGAGCCGACCTCGGCGCTCGATCCCGAGCTCGTCGGCGAAGTGCTGGCGACGATGCGTGATCTCGCCGGACAGGGGCTGACGATGATCGTCGTCACCCATGAGATCGGCTTCGCGCGCGAAGCGGCCGACCGTGTCGTCTTCATGGACGGCGGAGTCGTGGTCGAGCAGGGGCCGCCCGGCAAGGTGCTGGCCTCTCCCCAGCATAGCCGCACGCGCTTGTTCCTGAGCCGCTTCATTCGCGAGGCGGTCTGA
- a CDS encoding cytochrome c oxidase subunit II, with amino-acid sequence MGIAIVLALVVIGSVVFHFLSPWWWTPIASNWGYIDDTIIITFWITGFVFTAVVLFMAYCVFRFRHREGSRAAYEPENKRLEWWLAIGTGIGVAAMLAPGLVVWHRFVTVPKDATVVEVIGQQWQWAYRLPGADGKLGAADVAQITPENPLGVDPKDPHGQDDLVIQGDNLHLQLGKPVKMLLRAVDVVHDFYVPEFRAKMDMIPGSVTYYWFTPTRAGTFDVLCAELCGTGHTFMRGNVVVEPESQYQAWLQQQKTFAQLQGPTRTQAKN; translated from the coding sequence ATGGGTATCGCGATCGTCCTGGCTCTGGTCGTCATCGGCTCGGTGGTTTTCCACTTCCTGAGTCCGTGGTGGTGGACACCGATCGCCTCCAACTGGGGCTATATCGACGACACCATCATCATCACGTTCTGGATCACCGGCTTCGTCTTCACGGCGGTCGTGCTGTTCATGGCCTATTGCGTCTTCCGGTTCCGCCACCGCGAGGGCAGCCGCGCCGCCTATGAGCCGGAAAACAAGCGGCTGGAATGGTGGCTCGCAATCGGCACGGGGATCGGCGTCGCGGCCATGCTCGCACCCGGGCTCGTCGTCTGGCACCGCTTCGTCACGGTGCCGAAGGACGCGACCGTCGTCGAGGTCATCGGCCAGCAATGGCAATGGGCCTATCGGCTGCCCGGCGCGGACGGCAAGCTCGGCGCCGCCGATGTCGCCCAGATCACCCCGGAGAACCCGCTGGGTGTCGACCCGAAAGACCCGCACGGGCAGGACGACCTCGTGATTCAGGGGGACAACCTCCATCTCCAGCTCGGCAAGCCGGTGAAGATGCTGCTGCGCGCGGTCGATGTCGTGCACGATTTCTACGTGCCGGAGTTCCGCGCCAAGATGGACATGATCCCCGGCAGCGTCACCTATTACTGGTTCACGCCGACGCGGGCCGGCACCTTCGACGTGCTCTGCGCCGAGCTCTGCGGCACCGGCCACACCTTCATGCGCGGCAATGTCGTGGTCGAGCCGGAGAGCCAGTACCAGGCCTGGCTGCAGCAGCAGAAAACCTTCGCCCAACTCCAAGGGCCAACGAGGACGCAGGCGAAGAACTAG